The Sulfuricurvum sp. IAE1 genomic interval TCGTCGCCGATCACTCCGCCGACGCGTACCTGCGCTCCGAGAGCAACGAGGTTGTTGATCACGTTTCCCGCCCCTCCGAGGACGGTTGTTTCGCGTGCGATATCCACGACCTGTACCGGCGCTTCGGGAGAAATACGCTCGCATCCTCCCCACAGGTAATGATCGATCATTAAATCCCCGATGGCCAGGATGCGGGGAGAGGCGTTTTTCAATCGGTTCATCGGACTTCCTCTTCGAAGAGGCGCTTGATTTCGCTCACGTACGCGGCGATCCCCTCTTCGAGTTCAAAACGGGGAGCATACCCCAGCACGTCGCGCGTGCTTTGAATATCGGCTTCGGTGTGGAACTGGTAGCGTCCGATGAACGGGTTGGGGATGTATTCGCACGGAAGCGACGTTCCCAGCTCCCGCTGGAGAATATCGACGATCGCTTGGAATGAGCGCGCTTTGCCCGTACCGACGTTGAACACTCCCGACTCTCTGGGGTGCATTGCCAGGACGTTCGCCTGAACGATATCCTCGACGTAGATAAAATCGCGGACGATTTTGTCCGATCCTTCGAACAAGCGAGGATTTTTCCCCGAGAGCAGCTGATGGCCGAACTGTACCACCATCGACGCCGTTTTGTTTTTGAAAAACTCTCTGGGGCCGTACACGTTGAAATAGCGCAATCCCACGATCGAGATGTTGGTGTGTTTTTGAGAATACTGGCGGGCGAGATGGTCCATCATCAGTTTCGAGAACCCATACACGTTCTGAGGCGCTTCCCGCCCTACCCGCTGCGGTGAAGGGGCATCCCCATACGTTGCCCCCGACGAGGCGTAGATCATATTGGCTCCGTGCGCCACGGCGATGTCGAGCAGATCCTTGAATGCGTTGACGTTGGTCTGGATCATCAGATCCTGTTCAAGCGCCGTCGTATCCGAAATAGCCGCTTCGTGAAAAATATAATCGAATCGATACTGCTTTTTAAGCGTATCGAGCAGCTGCTTGTCGTTGATGTCCCCGCTGATCACTTCCCCGCGAAATCCGAGCAGGTTTTTAAAATGGCCGAAACTTTTGAGGTTGCCGTTGGAGAGGGTGAGGTTGGAGCGGAAAAGATCGAGGACGACCACATGCGCATCGGGATAATGTTCCTGGAAATAAAACGCAAGGTTCGAGCCGATGAATCCCGCCCCTCCCGTAATCAAAATCGTTTTTCGGTTCAAATCGACGTCGCTGTAGCGCATGGATAATCCTTGAATGTTCAGGTAGTGTCATATTGTAACAAACTCTACATTAAAGCTTAAATAGTTAGAGTGATTTAAGATTCATAGGAATATAATAGCGCTCAAATTTTTTATGGAGAAATGAAATGAAAAAAATTGCTCTTGCAATGTTGTTCGCCGGCGTATCTTTGATGGCTGCTGACGGTAAAGCTCTTGCCGGTAAATGTGCCGCCTGTCACGGTGCTTCTTTCGAGAAAGCCGCTCTGGGTAAATCTGCGATCGTTAAAGGTCAGTCTGCTGGCGCTATCGAAAAATCTCTTCACGGTTACAAAGCCGGTACTCTGAACAAAGCCGGTATGGGTGCCCTGATGAAAGGTCAAGTTGCTTCTATGTCAGATGCTGACATCAAAGCCCTTGCTTCTTACATCGCAGGAATCAAATAATTCCGCTCTCGCCGCCTCAGGCGGCGGGTCTTTCTTCCCTTCTTCCTCGTTTTAAATAATCCGTTTTTTTAACTATTTGATCGAAAGTTTCGCTATTCGGGCCGATACTCTTTCTTTTTCAGTTCCTCGCGTTTGCGCTGCTGGTTTGCTGCGTCGTTGAGTTCTGCTTCATCATCGTAGAGAACCTGGTTCATCATCTTTTTTTCATCGTCGAACTGGCCGTTTTTGATTCCCCACAAAAAAGCCCCAAGCGCCAGCGCCCCCAATACCAGCGATGCTCCGAGCATCATTGCTATAACCCAACTGTCCATGAATATCTCCTATTTGTAGAGCCATCGTACCCGCATCGAGTTCCCGACGACGAGCAGTGAGCTAAACGACATTGAAATCGCCGCGATCAGGGGAATCACGTACCCTGCCATCGCAAGCGGGATGGTGATCGAATTGTACACCAGTGAAATCCCGAGGTTTTGTTTGATCAGCCGGTAGGTGCGACGGCTGATCGCGTGTGCTTCGGCCAATGATGCGAGCGAATCGTTCAGCAGTACGACGTCGCTCACCTCGATCGCGATGTCGCTGCCGCTGCCCATCGCGATCCCGATATCGGCATTGGCCAGCGCGAGCAGGTCGTTGACGCCGTCCCCGGCCATCACGACGACGTGTCCTGTTGCATGCTCACGGGCGATAAAATCGGCTTTTTCCTGCGGGGTCAAATGGGCATACACCTCATCGATCCCCACTTCGGCCGCAACCCGACGCGCCGAGGCTTCG includes:
- the rfaD gene encoding ADP-glyceromanno-heptose 6-epimerase, with translation MRYSDVDLNRKTILITGGAGFIGSNLAFYFQEHYPDAHVVVLDLFRSNLTLSNGNLKSFGHFKNLLGFRGEVISGDINDKQLLDTLKKQYRFDYIFHEAAISDTTALEQDLMIQTNVNAFKDLLDIAVAHGANMIYASSGATYGDAPSPQRVGREAPQNVYGFSKLMMDHLARQYSQKHTNISIVGLRYFNVYGPREFFKNKTASMVVQFGHQLLSGKNPRLFEGSDKIVRDFIYVEDIVQANVLAMHPRESGVFNVGTGKARSFQAIVDILQRELGTSLPCEYIPNPFIGRYQFHTEADIQSTRDVLGYAPRFELEEGIAAYVSEIKRLFEEEVR
- a CDS encoding c-type cytochrome — encoded protein: MKKIALAMLFAGVSLMAADGKALAGKCAACHGASFEKAALGKSAIVKGQSAGAIEKSLHGYKAGTLNKAGMGALMKGQVASMSDADIKALASYIAGIK
- the ccoS gene encoding cbb3-type cytochrome oxidase assembly protein CcoS, whose amino-acid sequence is MDSWVIAMMLGASLVLGALALGAFLWGIKNGQFDDEKKMMNQVLYDDEAELNDAANQQRKREELKKKEYRPE